One Plasmodium relictum strain SGS1 genome assembly, chromosome: 2 genomic region harbors:
- a CDS encoding mitochondrial carrier protein, putative, protein MKDDEVNNLGNMLYTLLGSVFASIISRTLLYPLDTIKTNKQVHINNYKTYQNFDKFFFFSFIKKFGFKGLYKGFLFASLTTIPATSLYFCCFEYLKLKRIDFKKKYKEKSEDENFDHLNYFDYFSLGLLAEIISCIIFVPIDVVKERLQAQKYLQLREYNKSYYLIKDLINRDGFFRLYRGYTSTCLTYGMFGGFFFFFQNIGQKLMKELSIESSNFNSFQLNLICSFLSGLITSPFDVVRIRYQIQEKNKTLFYYNNSFDGINKLLKEGNIFNLFKGNIYRCSLLCLSMSINVTIIEILKKILNNTNNIKN, encoded by the exons ATGAAAGATGATGAAg TAAATAATTTAGGTAATATGCTATACACTTTATTGGGGTCTGTTTTTGCCTCAATTATAAGCAGAACTTTACTATATCCATTAGACAcaattaaaacaaataagcaagttcatataaataattacaaaACTTATCAAAATTtcgataaatttttttttttttcatttattaaaaaatttggtTTTAAAGGATTATATAAAGGTTTTCT TTTTGCATCTTTAACAACAATTCCGGCGAcaagtttatatttttgttgttttgaatatttaaaattaaaaagaatagatttcaaaaaaaaatacaaagaaAAATCTGAAGATGAGAATTTTgatcatttaaattacttcgattatttttctttag gTTTATTAGCAGAAATTATATCATGTATCATATTTGTTCCAATAGATGTTGTTAAAGAAAGACTGCAA gCACAAAAGTATTTGCAATTAagagaatataataaatcttACTATTTGATAAAAGATCTAATTAATAGAGATGGATTCTTTAGA TTATATAGAGGATATACTTCTACATGTTTAACATATGGTATGTTCGGtggattttttttcttttttcagaat ATTGGTCAAAAACTAATGAAGGAATTAAGTATAGAATCGTCAAATTTTAACAGCTTTCAATTAAATCTTATTTGCTCCTTTTTATCTGGTCTAATAACATCTCCTTTTGACGTAGTTAGGATTag GTATCAAattcaagaaaaaaataaaacattgttctattataataattcctttgat GgaataaataaattgttaaaagaaggaaatatttttaatttatttaaaggaAACATATATAGATGTAGCTTACTCTGCCTTAGTATGTCAATTAATGTAACTATTATTgaaattcttaaaaaaattcttaataatacaaataatataaaaaattaa